taaaaatgcattttctttttatataatatagatatttcatttgtttcatTACAGTATGATggtttatttgtattttatttttcctttgatATGTGTACACATACTTAACAttattatgttgttttctcagtgttttgtttgattttcatACGTCTATCTTAGTGTAGGAGTTTCTAATATTCATGATATGTTAAtgatattttactatttttccaatattgagatttttacaatttgagacttttctcttgatttatcatgtatatattattttataaacaaaatttttatatataaaataaaatgtacaagaactaatattaatttgtaataataaattcgaaagaaaattttaaaagttaattaatctTACCCGCAAGGCCCGAAAAAGCTGCTTAGGATCCTCCTCAATTGACAACACAACTAATTTTAAGTTCATATTGGTGAAACTTTATTCtcgaaattattttgtaaaaattatcacCGGAGAGACAAACGTCTCCTTGGGACAAAAAATCGAGTCGACACATACTGACATCGATAAAAGATTGATACGCTCATCGGGATCTTTCAGAAGGCGATGTGTTTACGGTCAAGAATGAACGGAACTAGTCTTACTATCGTTTAAGGATTCCAGATACCATCGTTTGAGTCGTGCTGAAGTTATGGATACCTGCATGAGTGAATTACACAATGTTGTGAGCAACAGTTGAATAAAATGACTTGATTTGGGACTAGAAATCATGCATGTTTGTACCTCTTCATCCCAGTTTGTTTTCCATACCATGAAGCTAAGTGCAAGTGTTTCAGCAACGACTCCACTCATCATTCCTAGCCATATTCCCTGTGAAGTCCAACACCAACTTCAGATATACGTAACGAAGCCGTATTAACAGTTGCTCTCATGACGAGTCCACAGTCGAAACGTTATGTTTGGACTGCTGCTATTTAACGACTTGAGTTGTATAGGGATAGAAGTGTCACCTTCGCTTGAAGTTGAAATATGTATCCAAGAACAGCTCCACTTGGTAGTCCAATCACATAGAAGCAAACAAGGTTAATAATAGCGGCTTTCGTCTGCAACCCTGCTCCCACCGCCACGCCTGATAGTAAACAAATGTAGACGTGTACCGGTAAAATGTAAGAACGATGCGTTATGGATTAACGTACACTGAAATATACGATGAGTGATCAGAGAAAAGATTAGACCTCGGAAGAGTTCAAGAGGTTTTTCTACTTGAATCATTGTATATGATGCTAAAACAAATCATGTAACAGAGACATAAGATTGATGAACCTGAGAGCACTGGGTATATGCCAGTGAGCAACACTGAGAAAGCAAGGAGAAGAGAGAGGTCCGACACGGTCTGCGCCACTTCCTCTTCGTTCGTGAACAAGTATCCAAGTTTGTTCCCGAATACCAAGCATAGAATCCAGAACAGCAGCCCTATAATAACTGATGTGCCTATTAGTACTTTGACTGAGAACTTTGTAGCTTCAGCATCTCCTCTGCCTAGCTCATTTGCTACTCGTACCCTgttcagaaaagaaaatggcaacagatttattgaatttgcaaGAAAGAATATCCCAAAATGATTCGTGTACTCTGATTTAAACGAGCAAACACGTACGTTGCAGACCCCATGATGCCAACACTGATCATTATTATCCAAGCAAGGACGTTGAGGCTGAAAAATTTTACCGTCAATCAGAAGAGATCTTCCAAGTAGAAGAAAACACCAATTAAGACAGTGTGGTGAAGTCATTAGTTACCATATAGAGAAGGCGGATATGGAAGCCTCTGCATTTTTCATGTATCCAGCCAGTAAGACCAGAATGGCATAGTACCATAACTCCAAGCTATCAAAAAGGCAAACAGAAAAGCACAGTcgattcttttcttctttcttgtaatgaaaaaatttggatGATGCAATCATAGAGATTTACCAGACCATAAGACCAGATGATATTGAGAGTTTCACTACTGGAAATATGTCCTTGAAAGCGGCGAATGAGAAGCCTTTCCATGAGTCGACACACCAACCCCCAAAAATGTAGACAAATTCTCCACAAACTAAAAGCCATGAAGATAAGGATAGTGCAGCCATTGCTCCATTAGTCCCCCAATCCAGAACATAGACGAAAATCCAAGACAAGGGAATGTGGACCACAAACTGCATAACTGATAGCCACGCGATGACCATGTTTTTCTGTTGTGCTTGCAGATACATTTGGATTGTCATGGAGAAAGCAATACTATAGACAAATAGAATGAACCACAGAGAAATACATCCTGCGGATTCAGCGATGTTGTGTTTCTCCCCGAGCAGATTAAAGATTGGTGTTCCAAAGATGAAAATGGGAAGTAAGACGGTCACCGTGGCTAGATTAACCAACCACGATCGTTGCAGGAAAATACCCATCATGTGGTACTGTTTTGCTCCAAAGGCTTGGCCACAGAGAGTTTCGGTTGCACTCGACATTCCAATCTGCGGGACGACAAGTAAATGCAGCATGGAAAGGATAAATCTTGGAGTTACTCAGAATGCAGATGATAGGTTACTTCAACATCACTTATCCAAATCTTTTCACCTCTGAACAAAAATGTATCTTAACATGAAATGTTAAACGCAAACTCTAGCGGCTAACATAATAGCTCCAAGCAGACTATTTGTAGGCATTTGTATATTAAGTCttgcttattatttgaatacaCATGTAAAATGTTTCTTGTTGGCTCTCTGTTCTGTTACCTATAACTTAAATTCAGATCACACAAGTTGAGATAAAGGGTTACATATTGAACGCAAACTCACCACTATTCCATCCACGAAACGCTCACTTATGGTCTGAACGAGTGCGTATCCTGCAAGATCCACCGAACTTATATGTCCAATGAACAACTGAGTCACAACAATTGTTCCGAATGAAGTCACCCTTGAAATAATACTTGGCAATGCAACCCTCCATATTTTCTTGGATTCTTCCCAAATCCTTCCCTTCAAGTCACTTTTTTCCTCTGCTGCAGTGCTGAGCAGACTCTCCTGTGTGCTGCTATCCATGCCCTGGAACAATCAATGAGGATCCAAAATTAGCAATCTACACTAAATTACATCGTACAAAACTAGCCATCCTTTTGTCAATATCTAACACTACAAACACAGTTTTCTTTAACTCAAAAAGGTAAGAAGCTGATCTTTTCAAGTTTAATTTTCTCCTTCAAGATTGGATTTTAAGTCTTTTTTACTACTATTTGACTGACAGTTCATTCATTCTTGGCATTCAACCATTACCTACAAATTTGCTGCACTTCTGAAACAAGTTATGGCAAGCAAGAATCTAATTGATTATTGTGAATGAGCAAAAGAGAAAGCTCACTCTTTATGACAGGACAGAAGGTGGAAGATAAAGAAGATCAACAGCTAGGTGGGATGAACAACACCCACTGATCCTTAGAGTTTGTGTACACAAGATCAGCTCACTCTTTATTACACATGAGGAAATgtgaaatgaataattttagtaaaggTGTTTCACATTGctgttatatatttagtattaatctATAGTGaagaaaatcttaaatttatcactttactgagatgatgatgttgacagtgttttaaaatattataattatttgttccctgataataaatatcattGAAGTTACATGTAATCTTGAAATTTAACTTTAGTGGGGTCGTTGTATCTGCATTTAACTCAGGCTTTAAGGGGGGTTTATGCAATTATCGATTTTATGCTGAATTCGGCAAACTCCATTAATATCGACAAGAGTTggatatatttgttagacaataGCAAATAATAGGGatattaagtttaattttctaaacttcatggagtttatatataatcagaCCGAACCTCGCAATGTAATTACtgtaagggataattacaccacattttcttaaaatttggtttaattacaTCTCAagagtgttagatgtaatttttaagcGTCGGAAAGTATTTATTGGGAATTATACAGCAAGCGCGAcgataattatatcaaatttcaggaaGGAGAGAAATTATCGTTTTCTTTAatgacattaattaattaaagagctTTGGTAGTTGTTATTTACActtaaaaacacaaacaagtGATGAGCCTGCAgggattattaattaattattaatttattttattgaaagtcCACGgccaactttctatatatgtgGGATCATTCTGCTTTTTTCTATTAGGCATATCGTGGATTATGTACTACCACATGCTTTATTGTGTATTGTCAGTGGGGCACGGTCGATGAGTGTGGAGAATTTATAAAGTAGCGATTCGGGTTGAAATCCACGCAATTGGTCGGGTGAACTGATCCTTCAAGCGGTTTGAGATTGTTACCTCTCCCACGTTAGTGATTGAGCCATGATAAAATAAGCAGATTGATAGGCTTGTTGGGGTTGCCCCCAACTAAGACCCTCCGATACTTAAGTCAGTATTCGGTTTTGAGGTCGTGAAAACAGGTCACTTACGAGCTGGAGAGCCAAAGCGATCAGAAAGTAAAGAGTGGTAAAATGAACATACCATTAATGCACTCATTATAGAGTATTTATAGTGAAAGATTGGGGGTCCGGTTGGCTCAGTTGGCATCTTCCACGTGTCCCGAGTTTCCAGACCCGACCAGATCAAAAATGCGCGGATCCTTCaggtaaaattgcaattttgagcTCTTCCAGGGGCAaattgatctttttcagacaaattagaattttccacATCAAGTATTAAGtacgatattttttttaagactCGGTATTTATgcatgatttaaaaatttataatctttgtcaaattaaattaaagataaaaaaaataattgatcagaattggcaaaataaaatagttaaatatgtatgaatattttatgaataaataaattagttactCTAGAAGTCACATGGTAAAGAAAATTGGAACCCAACAACTTAagtttacatattttatagaaCTGACAGCATTCTAATAATAcaattcattaataaaaagctTTGTGtaaatagttttaattttaaaaagtatcaaTCTAATTTACACTAAATTCTTATAACACGATGATCCGTCCTAATCCGAGTAGGGTCTTGAGATATTTCCAGGGTAGTCCAGACCGGTGTTTGTgaacctaaaaaaaaaaaagatcgcCGCGCTCGCTGTATAGTTCCCGAAAAAAATTCTCCGATACTTACGTTAGTTTatgaaatcaaaaaaaaattataaattcaatacgAAAGTAATAAATGACGTACCCTAACCGAAAAAGTCGTGTGGTGTTTATAAAACCAAACGTCCGTAGGAATATAAATCCACATAACATGTTCTCGAACTCTCAAATGCAAAATAATCAACTATCCCAATTTCGTAGCactgaatcaaatcaatcaaagtacaaattttagtccaatttaaatatattatgtttgcAGGGTTGAGTGATATATCCTTTTGCCATTCCTAAAGGTAACAAATCACTGTCCATCTTTTGTGTGAGAAACGATGGAACATGGCATTTATGATAATATCAAAGAGGTGTTGAGCGATCCAACGTAGCAAGGGGACAGTGATAGGCAGGTTTCGTGCCCGAAACACATTCATTGCGGAAGTAATTACGGGGCAGAAAGAATGGTCAGAACTTTCTTCATGTTTTGGTTGTGTGTTCATTTTCGCTTTTCAACTAGCATTTATAGGGGTGATAAAGAAATTCGCCCAAAATCATCTGGTTCAAATTGAATCCAattgtttttcataatttattgtttaaatcgtaattttaaatttagaggAAAATCGAACCGCATTAttgatttagttttaatttaagaCTTAAAAAAACCGTAAAAAATCGAACGGTGTcgcttaatatataataaactttttgaattatgtatatataaaattcgataattaattttttagaagaatttCATATTCGAATTACATATCCCAAAACTCATATGTTATCAAAGATCCACattaaaaaaactcaattttgttaaattctgTCTTTCTGCCTTTTATCTCTGTCGACTATTGGTCTTTGTTGGATTAAGTGTTCCATTGTTGGAttgatatatatgattttatattttaatctactTAAGTTGTGGAAAGTGTTAGTGTCTATGGtgcataattttgatttttattgctTGCTACATACAAACACttgtttcatttcttgatttttgttagtttcaacgtcttatttttcttataaatattaaaaccgCCCAACCGCTTGAAACGGCACAAAATCGCACCTTTAGTTTTgcttttaaaaatagtaatttaaaaaattattttataaaactgcCAATGGCAATTCGattgaaaataagtttaaaaaaatcgaaattgCATCATAAGCACCCCAAAGCATTTGCCCTATGCGTTGTTGTACGGTGAtaaattttttgcataaaattaatttaagtcgtattattaattttattttatattataaaaaaagtatttctatttttttttttgagaaaacctaactaaataaatattctcttattcaaattactctagagaaataaattagaaatattataaataccaacttgaatttcaaatgagatatatttttctcttctgaTATTCCTATAAAAATCTAAACCCATTAAAATCATTTGAACTTAATTTGGTATCAATTGATATCATTATTTTGATGagtcatatttattaatttaaatttatattatcaaaaaagtgatcttctatattttctaagaaatatattaaaatagaaaaatctcTTTATACAGTTtacattagaaaaataaattaaaatggtactataaattatgtgaatatgaaattcaagtgagacataaatttttttataaattttacaagttattcactaaaaagcagacttataaaaataattttgaatatattaattctaaatatgtaatttaaaatatagaataaaatttacccaataaataaataagcaaaaaaatctttaaaaataagtaaattgaaaaaagacatatatatgtgattaTCACTTCACTCacaaaagttattaatttaaataaatcctaaATCTAATTGAGTCAATAACAtttgaatagataaatataaattttgtaatataaagaatttgtaaatcattaatttaaaaatactattttactCATCATTGATAtcaaacattat
The window above is part of the Sesamum indicum cultivar Zhongzhi No. 13 linkage group LG2, S_indicum_v1.0, whole genome shotgun sequence genome. Proteins encoded here:
- the LOC105155761 gene encoding protein DETOXIFICATION 24; this encodes MDSSTQESLLSTAAEEKSDLKGRIWEESKKIWRVALPSIISRVTSFGTIVVTQLFIGHISSVDLAGYALVQTISERFVDGIVIGMSSATETLCGQAFGAKQYHMMGIFLQRSWLVNLATVTVLLPIFIFGTPIFNLLGEKHNIAESAGCISLWFILFVYSIAFSMTIQMYLQAQQKNMVIAWLSVMQFVVHIPLSWIFVYVLDWGTNGAMAALSLSSWLLVCGEFVYIFGGWCVDSWKGFSFAAFKDIFPVVKLSISSGLMVCLELWYYAILVLLAGYMKNAEASISAFSICLNVLAWIIMISVGIMGSATVRVANELGRGDAEATKFSVKVLIGTSVIIGLLFWILCLVFGNKLGYLFTNEEEVAQTVSDLSLLLAFSVLLTGIYPVLSGVAVGAGLQTKAAIINLVCFYVIGLPSGAVLGYIFQLQAKGIWLGMMSGVVAETLALSFMVWKTNWDEEVSITSARLKRWYLESLNDSKTSSVHS